GGGGGGCCCGGACGCCCAGGCGCTTGGCCGTTCTCGCGGCGGATTCGGCACCAAAATCCACGCCGGCGTAGACGCCCTGGGTCTGCCGATCCGGCTGATGCTCGGCCCAGGACAGCAGAATGACGTGGCTCCGGCCAGCGATCTGATCGACGGACTGGCCGCCCAGCATCTCATCGCCGACAAGGCCTATGACTCCCACCCCCTCTACGCGAAGGTCATCGAGCAAGGTGGTGATCCGGTCGTGCCGCCGCGCCGCAATCGCCTGCGCAAGCACAGCTACGACAAGGACATCTATAAAGAGCGCAACCGCATCGAGCGCTTCTTCAGCCGCATCAAGCACTGCCGGCGCATCGCCACCCGCTACGACAAGCTCGCCCAAACCTTCATGGGCTTCGTAAAGCTCGCCTGCATCATGCTCTGGCTCAAATGATTAAATCGTCCCTACAGCCTAGACATATTGTTTTCGCCCCATTTTGAGCGCTTCGTCCAAGGCCCGGATCTGTAGGCTTGAGCGATCACAAACCGGCCCACAATCACAGACCGCCGACCTACGCAGCACCTACGTCCGAACCTACGATCCCCGCGCCTCGCCCCACGACCGGACCCACGGTTCCTCAATGAATTCAAGGGCGAGCCGACCGCATTCGCCGCTTGGCGGCCGGCGGCGTGCTATAATGGTAGGCCGCTTCGATAAGCCCGCCGGCTCATCCGGCTTGGATTCCCGGCCAATCCTGCCCAAGACAGCCGCACGATGCTCGCCTACCTCCGCAGATTCCTCCCGCAGGCGCCGGCCCAGCCGCTCAAAGAGCGCCTGAAGGCCTTCGTCGGTGCGCTTATCGGCATCGCCGTCACCGGCCTGGTCACGCACCTCGTCATCCGGGACGCCGGCGCCCTGCCGCTGCTGATCGCGCCGATGGGGGCCAGCGCCGTGCTGCTGTTCGCCGTGCCCGCCAGCCCGCTGGCCCAGCCCTGGTCGATCATCGGCGGCAACATCCTTTCCGGCCTGGCCGGCGTCACCTGCGTCAAGCTGATCGCCGACCCCACCCTGGCCGCCGCCGCCGCCGTGGCCAGCGCCATCCTGCTGATGAGCCTCTGTCGCTGCCTGCACCCGCCCGGCGGCGCCGTCGCCCTGACCACGGTGGTCGGCGGCCCGGCCGTGCTGGCCGCCGGCTACAGCTTCGTTTTGGTCCCCGTGGCGCTCAACTCGCTCCTGCTGCTGGCCGTGGCCCTGGTCTTCAACAGCCTGTCGGGCCGCTCCTACCCGCACGTCGCCCACGCCCTGCCGCCGGCCCCGCACAACACCGCCGACCCGGTCCCCGACGCCCGCGTCGGCTTCACCCTGGCCGACATCGACGCGGCCCTGCGCCACTACGGCGAGCTGCTCGACGTCTCCCGCGAAGACCTCGACGCCCTGTTCCGCCAGGTCGAGGTCCAGGCCCATCGCCGCCTGCACGGGGCCATATCCTGCGCCGACATCATGTCCCGCCATGTCGTCAGCATCGGCCCGGACGCGAGCCAGGCCGAGGCCCGCGCCCTGCTGGCCGGCCACGACTTCCGCTCCGCCCCGGTGCTCGACAGCGACGGCCGCCTGCTCGGCCTGATCACCCGCGCCATCCTGCTGGCCGGCGGCGAGGGCCCGGTCCTCGAGGTCATGGAGCAAAACCCGCCCACGGCTGGTGCGGCCACCGCCATCGACGAACTGCTGCCCGTCCTCTCGCACGGCGAATGGCGCGAGGTCATGATCCTCGACGAGGACCGCAGGGTCGTCGGCATGGTCACCCAGACCGACCTGCTCGCCGCCCTGTACCGGGCAAGGGTGGCCGAAGCCGTCGCCGCCAGCGCCTGATCAGGCCAGCGACGGATTCACCAGGATCTTCACATGCGCCTCGGGATCCTTGAGGTCGGTGAAGGCCTTCGCCACCCCCGACAGCCCGACAGTGCCGGTGATCAGCGGCGCCACGTCCAGCCGCCCCTCGGCGATGTCATGCAGGGTGGCGGCGAATTCCTCGGGCGTGTAGCCGAGCACGAACTTCAGATCGAGCTGCTTGTTGATGCACAGCGACGGCTCGATCCTGTCGGCCTCCATGCAGACCCCGGCCACCAGGATCTGCGACCCGGGCGGACAGCCCTCGATGACGCTCTGCAGCACGCCGGGCGAGCCGACGCATTCGAACACCACCGAACGGCCCTTGAGCTGCCCTGACATCCGCGCCATCGCGTGCTCCATCAGGGTCGATGGCACCCCGAAGTCGGCCCACTTCAGGTGCGGCGATCCCTCGGCCGGATCGACCACCACATCGGCGCCCAGCTTTTCGGCCAGCTTCCGCCGGGCCGGCGAGAAGTCGGCGGCGATGATCGGCCCGTGCCCGCGCAGCTTCAGCGCCGCGATCACCGCCAGCCCGACCGGCCCGCAACCCAGAACGAGGCTGGCGCTGCCCGGCTGCAGGTCAGCCTGTTCCACCGCGTGCGCCCCGACCGCCATCGGCTCGGTCAGCGCCGCCAGATCCGTCGCCAGCCCATTCGGCACCTCCAGCAGCATGGCCTCGGTCAGGGCCATGTACTCGGCGAACCCGCCCGGGAAGTTGTTGGAATAGCCCACGGCTTCAAAGCCTTGCGGCCCGAAGGTCATCGGGATGGAGACCACCCGCGTGCCCGGCTTGAACCGCCCGCCGCCCTGGCCGTGCTCGATGACCTCGGCGCAGAATTCATGGCCGAACACCATGTCGGCCTTCGGGTCCATGCTGTCGCGCCCGCCCGCCTTGCGGGTCAGCTCGACCATGTGGTCGAGGTAGTGCAGCGCATGCAGGTCCGACCCGCAGATGCCGCACAGCAGCGTCTTGACCAGAGTCTGGCCGGGCCCCGGCGTCGGCTGGGTGATCTCGTCACAGACAAGCTGTCCCGAACGGCGAACCACGGCGCGCATAGCAATCTCCCTTGGCCGTCTGACGCGGCTCGGCAGGGACGATACCGAATGCGGCGATCAGGAAAAGACTGTCGTGGCGGAAGCCCGCGCGGATTCTTGGCCCCGCCCGATCAGCCGCCCCAGCCGCCGCACGCCTTCCTCAAGGTCGGCGTCATTGGGCAGGGAGTAGCTGAGCCGGATGCAGTTGTCCGACGCCACCTCGGCGAAGAAGGGCGCGCCGGGCACGAAGGCGACCCGCTCCTCGGTCAGCGCCCGTTCGAGCAGCACCTTGCCGTCCATCCCTTCGGGCAGGGTCAGCCAGACGAACATCCCCCCCTCCGGCGGTGTCCAGGTGACGCCGGCCGGCATGTGGCGGTCCAGCGCCGCCAGCAGGGTCTCCCGCTTGGCGGCATAGGCGGCGCGCAGCCGGCCCAGGTGCTGGTCATAGCCTTCGGACACCACCCGCTCGGCGACCATCTGGTTGATCGTCGAGACATGCAGGTCCGCCCCCTGTTTCAGCAGCACCAGCTTTTCGATGACCACCGCCGGCCCGGTGATCCAGCCGATCCGCAAGGCCGGCGACAGGGTCTTGGAGAAGGTGCCGCAATACAGCGTCCGCGCCGCCTCGATGGACCCGGCCCGCGCGATGTCGAGCGCCAGCAGGGTCGGCAGCGGCTCGCCGGCGAAGCGCAGCTCGCGGTAGGCGGCGTCCTCGATCAGGGTCATGTCCAGCCGGCCCGCCAGGTCGAGCAGGGCCTGGCGCTCCTCCAGGGTCAGGCTGGCGCCGGTCGGATTGGCGAAGTCGGGCACGAAATAGCCGACCGCCGGCCGCCGCGCCGCCAGCACCGCGTCGGCCTCGCCGGTCAGCGCCCCTTCGGGCAGGTCCATGTATTCCGGCTGGTAGCCGTTGAACGCCTGCAGCGCCCCGAGATAGGTCGGCCGCGCCGTCATCACGGTATCGCCGACGCTCAAGAGGAGCTTGCCCAGCAGGTCCAGTCCCTGCTGCGAACCGGCTGTCATCATGATGTTCCGCGGCTCGCACGGCATGCCGTCCCGGGTCATCCGCTCGGCGATCCACTGGCGCAGCGGCAGATAGCCCTCGCTGACCGAATACTGCAGCGCCTGCCGCGCCTGCGCCGGGTCGGACAGCACCTCGCCGAAGCAGGCCTCGATCCGCTCGATCGGGAACAGGTCCGGGTCGGGAATGCCGCCGGCGAACGACAGGATGTCGGGCTGGTCCAGCAGTTTGAGCAACTCGCGGATCTCGCTGGCGCGGACACGGGCCATGCGGTCGCTGAAACGGGCGGCCCAATCGGGGGCGTTGGCGGGAGCGGTCGAGGTCATGAGAGGAAGTCCGGATGAAGTCTGGCGGCCTGGCCGCCCATCTGCCGCACGCGCGGCGTCGAGCCTGATCAGTTCAGGAGCTTCATACGTAACGGTGTGCGCCGGTCTTCATAACGCCACGACTAGCGCGATCGCCCCACCTTGGAAAGCCCTCAGAATGCCCGCCGCTTGGCATCCTTGAGGATTTCCCGCGCCGCATTGTGCCCCGGCGCGCCGGTCACGCCGCCGCCCGGGTGGGTGCCCGCGCCGCACATGTAGAGCCCCTTGAGCGGCCCCCGGTGCGCCCCGTGCCCCAGCACCGGCCGCGCCGAGAACAGCTGGTCCAGCCCCAGGGTGCCATGGAAGATATCGCCACCGACCAGACCGAAGTCGCGCTCCAGGTCGAGCGGGCTCTTGATCTGGCGGCCCAGCACCGAGGCCTTGAACCCCGGCGCCCATTTGTCGACCGTGGCGATCATGACGTCGGCCACCTCCTCGCGGTGGTCATCCCACGACCGGCCGCCCGACAGCGTCGGCTCGACATGCTGGCAGAACAGGCTGGCCACATGCTGACCCGCCGGCGCCAGACTGTCGTCCAGCGTCGAGGGGATCAGCACCTCGACGATCGGCTCCTTCGACCACCCGGTCTGCCGGGCGTCGAAATAGGCCTTCTCCATATAGGCCAGGCTCGGCGCCATGATGATGCCGGCGGTCATGTGGTCGCCGTTGTCCGGCCGGCAGGTGAACTTAGGCAGCTGGCTCAGCGCCACGTTCATCCGGAACGTCCCGGAGCCCGACCGATAGCGCTCGATCCGCTCGTTGAAATCGCCCGGCAGCAGGGCCGGGTCGAGCAGCCGCTGATACAGCAGCTTGGGGTGGATGTTCGACACCACCGCCCGCGCCCGCAGGGTCTCGCCGCTGTCGGTGACCACGCCCACGGCCCGGCCGTTCTGGGTCAGCACCTCGGCCACCCCGACGCCGGTGCGGATCTCGACGCCCTTCTCGCGCGCCGCCGAGGCGATCGCCTGGCTGATCGCCCCCATGCCGCCGATGGCATGGCCCCAGGCGCCCTTCTTGCCGTTCACCTCGCCGAACACGTGGTGCAGCAGCACGTAGGCCGAGCCCGGCGTGTAGGGGCTGGCGAAGTTGCCGACGATGCCGTCGAAGCCCAGCACCGCCTTGATCGGATCACTCTCGAACCAGCCGTCCAGCCAGTCCCCCGCCGACTGCGAGAACAGCGCCAGCAGGTCCCGACGCGCCGTCGTATCCAGGCTCGAAACCATCTTCCCGAGCGACGCGCTTTTCAGAAGCTCCGGCAGCGCCTGCAGCCAGCCGCCCTCGACCATGTCGGGCGGCGTCTGCAGGACGATGTCGCGCAGCACATCGGCGATACGGTCCAGCCGGTCGTTGTAGGCGTCGAGGTTCGCCGCGTCCTTGGCCGAGAACCGCGCCACCTCGGCATGGGTCCGCCCCTCGCCGGTGACCAGGCTGTCGGTATCGCTGACCGGCAGGAAGTTGGCCGCCTTGCGCTCGACCACCTTCAGCCCGTGGCGCGGCAGGTCCAGATCGCGGATGACCTTGGGATTGAGCAGGCTGACCGTGTAGGCCGCCACGCTGTTGCGGAAGCCCGGATGGAACTCCTCGGTCACCGCCGCCCCGCCGACCACAGCCCGCTTCTCCAGCACGGTGACCTTCAGCCCCGCGCTGGCCAGATAGAAGGCGCAGGTCAGCCCGTTGTGACCGCCGCCGATGATGATGATGTCGCTCATGAGCCCCCGTACAGCCCCGCATGGGTTTCGCGCAACAGGGCCTTCTGCACCTTCCCCATGGCGTTGCGCGGCAGGTCATCGACGAACAGCACCCGCTTGGGCTGCTTGAACCGCGCCAGCCGTTCCGCCAGCGCCGCCAGCACCGCCTCTTCGGTAAGCCCGGCCTTGCCGCCGGTGGCGATCACCGCCGTCACCGCCTCGCCGAAGTCGGCGTGCGCCAGCCCGATCACCGCGCTCTCGACGACGCCGGGCAAGGCGTCGATCTCCGCCTCGACCTCCTTGGGATAGACATTCAGCCCACCCGTGATGATCAGATCCTTGCCGCGCCCGACGATGTGGACGTACCCCGCCTCATCGATCTTCCCGAGATCGCCGGTGATGAACCAGCCGCCCGGCTTGAACTCCGCCGCCGTCTTCTCCGGCATTCGCCAGTAGCCGGCGAACACATTCGGCCCCCGCACCTCGATCATGCCGATCTCGCCGATCGCCACCGCCGCGCCCGTCTCCGGATCGCTGATCCGCAGCGACACATCCGGCAACGGCGGCCCCACGGTCCCGGCCACCCGCGCGCCGTCATACGGATTGGAGGTGTTCATCCCCGTCTCGGTCATGCCGTAGCGCTCGAGGATCACCTGCCCCGTCCGCGCCTCGAACTCCCGATGCGTCTCGGCCAGCAAGGGCGCCGAACCCGAGATGAACAGCCGCATGCCCGCCGTCGCCTGAGCCGTCAGCCCCGGCTGGTCCAGCAACCGGGTGTAGAAGGTCGGCACGCCCATCAGGCTGCTGGCGCGCGGCATCAGGCTGAGAACCTCGGCCGCGTCGAACCTGGCCCGGAAGACCATCGACGCCCCCGCCGCCATGATGACGTTGGTCGCCACGAACAGCCCATGCACATGATAGATCGGCAGGGCGTGGATCAGCACGTCGGCTGCCGTGAACTGCCAGAGCTTCACCAGCGTCCGCGCATTGGCTGTCAGATTGCCATGCGTCAGCATCGCCCCTTTGGACCGCCCGGTGGTCCCTGAGGTGTAGCAGATGGCCGCCAGGTCCTCGGGCCCGCGCGCCACGGTGTCGAAAGACGGGTTGCTCGCCGCCGCCAGATCAGCAAGGCTCCCCTGCCCCGTCGCATCGAGGGTCGCGGTCATGCCGAACTCGACAACTCGGGGCGCGACCGTGGGGTCGCAGACGATCAGCGCCGGCTCGGCGTCACTGACGAAGTAGAAGAGTTCCGACAGGGTGTAGGCCGTATTCAGCGGCAGGAAGACGGCCCCGGCCCGCACCGTGGCCAGATAGAGGATCAGGTTCTCGGGGCTCTTCTCGACCTGCACCGCCACCCGGTCGCCCGGTTTCACGCCACGCTGGACAAGGGCGTTCGCCCACCGCCCGGTCAACGCATCCAGATCGCCATAGGTGATGACCGAGCCATCGGGCCGTTCCAGAAAGGGCGCATCGGCCGCGCCGACGCCCGTGAGGGTATCAAAGAGCAGATTCATGGCCCTCTGATCGCACAGTCACCGCTCCTCGGCCATCACCCGCTCCAGCAGACGCCGACTGACGATCTCGATCCGCCCATAGCCCAGCTTCACGGCCCCCATCGCCTCCAGTTCGCCCAGCCAGCCGTTCACCGCCTTGCGGCTGAACCCCAGCATCTCGGCCAGATCCGACTGGTTGGCGGCCACCACCTCGCCGCCCAGCGCCAGCATCACCAGCCGCGAGGCCAGCTGCGCCCGGGGCGGCAGCGCCACCCGCTCGGCCGCCACCTGAACGTTGAACTGCAGCTGGCGGTAGATCAGCTGCGCCACGACCTGCCAGACCCCGGGCCAGGTCTCCGCCACCCGGCGCAGGGCGCTGTCGGTCAACACCAGCACCAGGCTGCGCCCGACACTGACCGCCGTCACCAGCCGCGGCCCTCCGCCGAAGGCCGGGCTCTGGCCGATGGCCGCCCCGGGCCCCATCATCCCGATCAGCGCCTCTCGGTCGCCCGGCGCCTGGGCGAACAGCCGCAATCGCCCCTCCAGCACCATCAGCAGGCCCGCCGCCTCGTCTCCCTCGCCATGCGCCCACTCGCCCTGCGCCAGCCAGCGCGTCCGCGCCGCCGCCAGCAGGGCCTGGCGCAGCCCCTGCGGATGCTCCGCCAGCCAGCCGGAACGGTCGAACATCTCGCGATAGGGGCCGATCTGCGGGTCCATGCTTAATGTTACCCCGGTGACAATCCCTTGTCGCCGCCCGTGGCTTCATCCGATCAACAAAGGAGGACGCCATGATCCAGGAAACCCTGACCGTTGAGAAACTGCCCGGCTGCGGCGCCATGGTCCACGACGTCGACCTGTCGCGCATCGACGCCAGACTGGCCGACGTCCTGCGCGAGGCCCTGTTCGAGCACGGCG
The nucleotide sequence above comes from Caulobacter sp. NIBR1757. Encoded proteins:
- a CDS encoding Crp/Fnr family transcriptional regulator; this encodes MDPQIGPYREMFDRSGWLAEHPQGLRQALLAAARTRWLAQGEWAHGEGDEAAGLLMVLEGRLRLFAQAPGDREALIGMMGPGAAIGQSPAFGGGPRLVTAVSVGRSLVLVLTDSALRRVAETWPGVWQVVAQLIYRQLQFNVQVAAERVALPPRAQLASRLVMLALGGEVVAANQSDLAEMLGFSRKAVNGWLGELEAMGAVKLGYGRIEIVSRRLLERVMAEER
- a CDS encoding NAD(P)/FAD-dependent oxidoreductase → MSDIIIIGGGHNGLTCAFYLASAGLKVTVLEKRAVVGGAAVTEEFHPGFRNSVAAYTVSLLNPKVIRDLDLPRHGLKVVERKAANFLPVSDTDSLVTGEGRTHAEVARFSAKDAANLDAYNDRLDRIADVLRDIVLQTPPDMVEGGWLQALPELLKSASLGKMVSSLDTTARRDLLALFSQSAGDWLDGWFESDPIKAVLGFDGIVGNFASPYTPGSAYVLLHHVFGEVNGKKGAWGHAIGGMGAISQAIASAAREKGVEIRTGVGVAEVLTQNGRAVGVVTDSGETLRARAVVSNIHPKLLYQRLLDPALLPGDFNERIERYRSGSGTFRMNVALSQLPKFTCRPDNGDHMTAGIIMAPSLAYMEKAYFDARQTGWSKEPIVEVLIPSTLDDSLAPAGQHVASLFCQHVEPTLSGGRSWDDHREEVADVMIATVDKWAPGFKASVLGRQIKSPLDLERDFGLVGGDIFHGTLGLDQLFSARPVLGHGAHRGPLKGLYMCGAGTHPGGGVTGAPGHNAAREILKDAKRRAF
- a CDS encoding IS5 family transposase (programmed frameshift) — translated: MEGEVLRDDQWARIEPFVPGGRKGKRGPRSNGRLFIDALLWMARSGARWKDLPERFGPVERAKKRYYRWVEKGVLDKIFAAVAADPDLEWVMLDATVIRAHAQAAGARPKKGGPDAQALGRSRGGFGTKIHAGVDALGLPIRLMLGPGQQNDVAPASDLIDGLAAQHLIADKAYDSHPLYAKVIEQGGDPVVPPRRNRLRKHSYDKDIYKERNRIERFFSRIKHCRRIATRYDKLAQTFMGFVKLACIMLWLK
- a CDS encoding malonyl-CoA synthase, whose translation is MNLLFDTLTGVGAADAPFLERPDGSVITYGDLDALTGRWANALVQRGVKPGDRVAVQVEKSPENLILYLATVRAGAVFLPLNTAYTLSELFYFVSDAEPALIVCDPTVAPRVVEFGMTATLDATGQGSLADLAAASNPSFDTVARGPEDLAAICYTSGTTGRSKGAMLTHGNLTANARTLVKLWQFTAADVLIHALPIYHVHGLFVATNVIMAAGASMVFRARFDAAEVLSLMPRASSLMGVPTFYTRLLDQPGLTAQATAGMRLFISGSAPLLAETHREFEARTGQVILERYGMTETGMNTSNPYDGARVAGTVGPPLPDVSLRISDPETGAAVAIGEIGMIEVRGPNVFAGYWRMPEKTAAEFKPGGWFITGDLGKIDEAGYVHIVGRGKDLIITGGLNVYPKEVEAEIDALPGVVESAVIGLAHADFGEAVTAVIATGGKAGLTEEAVLAALAERLARFKQPKRVLFVDDLPRNAMGKVQKALLRETHAGLYGGS
- a CDS encoding HPP family protein; this encodes MLAYLRRFLPQAPAQPLKERLKAFVGALIGIAVTGLVTHLVIRDAGALPLLIAPMGASAVLLFAVPASPLAQPWSIIGGNILSGLAGVTCVKLIADPTLAAAAAVASAILLMSLCRCLHPPGGAVALTTVVGGPAVLAAGYSFVLVPVALNSLLLLAVALVFNSLSGRSYPHVAHALPPAPHNTADPVPDARVGFTLADIDAALRHYGELLDVSREDLDALFRQVEVQAHRRLHGAISCADIMSRHVVSIGPDASQAEARALLAGHDFRSAPVLDSDGRLLGLITRAILLAGGEGPVLEVMEQNPPTAGAATAIDELLPVLSHGEWREVMILDEDRRVVGMVTQTDLLAALYRARVAEAVAASA
- a CDS encoding zinc-binding dehydrogenase, with product MRAVVRRSGQLVCDEITQPTPGPGQTLVKTLLCGICGSDLHALHYLDHMVELTRKAGGRDSMDPKADMVFGHEFCAEVIEHGQGGGRFKPGTRVVSIPMTFGPQGFEAVGYSNNFPGGFAEYMALTEAMLLEVPNGLATDLAALTEPMAVGAHAVEQADLQPGSASLVLGCGPVGLAVIAALKLRGHGPIIAADFSPARRKLAEKLGADVVVDPAEGSPHLKWADFGVPSTLMEHAMARMSGQLKGRSVVFECVGSPGVLQSVIEGCPPGSQILVAGVCMEADRIEPSLCINKQLDLKFVLGYTPEEFAATLHDIAEGRLDVAPLITGTVGLSGVAKAFTDLKDPEAHVKILVNPSLA
- a CDS encoding PLP-dependent aminotransferase family protein translates to MTSTAPANAPDWAARFSDRMARVRASEIRELLKLLDQPDILSFAGGIPDPDLFPIERIEACFGEVLSDPAQARQALQYSVSEGYLPLRQWIAERMTRDGMPCEPRNIMMTAGSQQGLDLLGKLLLSVGDTVMTARPTYLGALQAFNGYQPEYMDLPEGALTGEADAVLAARRPAVGYFVPDFANPTGASLTLEERQALLDLAGRLDMTLIEDAAYRELRFAGEPLPTLLALDIARAGSIEAARTLYCGTFSKTLSPALRIGWITGPAVVIEKLVLLKQGADLHVSTINQMVAERVVSEGYDQHLGRLRAAYAAKRETLLAALDRHMPAGVTWTPPEGGMFVWLTLPEGMDGKVLLERALTEERVAFVPGAPFFAEVASDNCIRLSYSLPNDADLEEGVRRLGRLIGRGQESARASATTVFS